A part of Dermacentor variabilis isolate Ectoservices chromosome 10, ASM5094787v1, whole genome shotgun sequence genomic DNA contains:
- the LOC142560170 gene encoding trimeric intracellular cation channel type 1B.1 — translation MDPEMFLDVANQVAKLKMYPYFDIAHCIITCLYLREDLGAGSQLFSRKHPMSCWISSMFSIFAGGILSAFLLGEPVLGALKNNQQILLATAVWYAIFYSPFDIVYKICKFFPCKLVIALMKEVTRCKKVHDGVMHAAKIYPNSYLIMVIIGVVKGNGSSFLKVFERLLRGFWTPGAMEIMQPSFATKACLVASVIFVLDKKTEYVSAPHALVYLGIVVFLLYFKLSAMLLGIHDPFLPFENLFCAVFLGGVWDALGRALTSSRGGEGKTDAAKNGKSEATKKKD, via the exons ATGGATCCCGAAATGTTTCTCGATGTCGCCAACCAGGTGGCAAAGCTCAAAATGTACCCGTACTTCGACATTGCCCACTGTATAATCACCTGCCTGTACCTGCGCGAGGACTTAGGAGCCG GTTCCCAGCTGTTCTCGAGGAAGCACCCAATGTCCTGCTGGATATCGAGCATGTTTTCCATTTTTGCTGGCGGGATCTTGTCAGCGTTTCTGCTGGGTGAGCCCGTCCTGGGAGCCCTCAAGAACAACCAGCAGATACTGCTTGCTACTGCAGTGTG GTACGCCATCTTTTACTCGCCCTTTGACATCGTGTACAAGATATGCAAGTTTTTCCCCTGCAAGCTTGTGATTGCGCTGATGAAGGAGGTCACGAGGTGCAAGAAAGTTCACGACGGCGTCATGCATGCTGCCAAGATCTATCCCAACAGCTACCTCATCATGGTCATCATTGGCGTTGTCAAAG GTAACGGGTCATCATTTCTCAAAGTCTTCGAGCGGCTACTCCGCGGCTTCTGGACTCCAGGAGCCATGGAGATCATGCAGCCTAGCTT cgctacaaaagcaTGTCTGGTGGCCTCAGTGATCTTTGTGCTGGACAAGAAAACGGAGTACGTCTCGGCACCACACGCGCTCGTCTACCTGGGCATCGTGGTGTTCCTGCTTTACTTCAAGCTGTCGGCCATGCTCCTGGGCATCCACGACCCGTTCCTGCCCTTTGAGAACCTCTTCTGTGCAGTCTTCCTGGGTGGTGTCTGGGATGCCTTGGGACGGGCACTCACTTCCAGCCGTGGAGGTGAGGGCAAGACGGATGCTGCCAAGAATGGAAAGTCCGAAGCCACCAAGAAAAAGGACTGA